CTCCAGGATCTGGAGCAGCACGTCGAACGCCTCGTCGCTGGCCGCGAAGTCCGTCCCCGACCCGGCCACGAGGCGGCGGAGCTGGTCCATGCACAGCGTCTGCGGGCCGCGGAAGTTGCGCCGCGCCCACTCCGTCTTCCCCGACCCCGCCGACCCCACCGTCACCACCACCGAGCCCGGGTCGATGCGGAGCACCCGGTCGGTGTAGATGTGCGGCTGCCCGATCTCGGTCATCTATCGAAAGCTCTTGCTCTGTCGTGACTTACCGTTACGGATACCTGCGGATGAGACCTGGCGCGCCCTGCGAAAGTTCCGGCAAGATGGAAAGCCGGCGTTCGGATGCGCAGTCCCGCGCACTCAGAACCCGCCGTGGTCGGCCTCTTCCGCGGCCCTGCGCTCCCGCCGGCGGATGGCGACCGCGTTGAGGCGCCGGTCTTCGTCCGTCTCCAGGATGAGGCGGGGGACGGGCGTGGGGCGGCCGTTCAGCTTGTCCAGCGCGACGAATGTCACGAAGCACCGGTTGGTCTGCCGCCGCTTGCCCGTCGTCAGGTCCTCCGCCTCCACCGTCACCATGATGTCCATCGACGTGCGCCCCACGTGCACGATGCGTCCGTGCGCCTCCACGTACTCGCCGGCGTAGATGGGCTCGCGGAACTCCACCCGGTCGAAGCTCACCGTGACCACCGGCGTGCGCGAGTGCCGCCGCGCCACCACGCCGCCGCACTTGTCCACCAGCGCCAGGATCTCGCCGCCGAACACGTTGCCGTGGTGGTTCAGCTGGTCCGGCATCATGCTTTCGGAGAGCACCGTCAGGGAATCGCGCGGCGTCTTGCCCG
This portion of the Longimicrobiaceae bacterium genome encodes:
- a CDS encoding acyl-CoA thioesterase; its protein translation is MDENETSAPAGKTPRDSLTVLSESMMPDQLNHHGNVFGGEILALVDKCGGVVARRHSRTPVVTVSFDRVEFREPIYAGEYVEAHGRIVHVGRTSMDIMVTVEAEDLTTGKRRQTNRCFVTFVALDKLNGRPTPVPRLILETDEDRRLNAVAIRRRERRAAEEADHGGF